Within the Candidatus Saccharibacteria bacterium oral taxon 488 genome, the region GTAAAACTTTCGTCGATCTCGTACCGCGAAAGCGAGCCACCCGCATCCTCCAGGAGTATCGCCTGGCCCGACGTGACCCCAACTTTCGGCTGGATGAATTTGTGAAGCTACATTTTTATGAATTTGAATCGCCGGTCAAAAAGGTGAGCTTTGTCCAGGCGGACTCTGCCAGACAGCACGTCACCAATCTCTGGCCGCTGCTCATCCGCCGGGCTCATAAGTCGAAGGGTTCGCTGATCGCCCTGCCGCATGATTACGTGGTGCCGGGTGGTCGATTTGCCGAGCAGTTTTATTGGGATACGTATTTTATCATGCTGGGTCTGGCGGTGGACGGCAAGTGGAAGCTGATCGACGGCATGATGAAAAATTATGTGTACATGATTCAGCGTTTTGATTTCATTCCGACCGCCAACCGGACGTACTTCCTCAGTCGCAGCCAGCCGCCGTTTTTTGCGGCGATGGTCAAGCTCCTCGCCAGTAAACCCGGCCGGCGTGCCCCGAGCTTGACTTACCTCGAGTATTTTCCGTCGCTGCTGGCCGAATATAAGTTCTGGATGAAGGGCCAGCGCAAACTTTCGAGCATTGACTTTATGGCTACCAACCGGGTGGTAGCTATGCCTGATGGCCAGGTGCTCAATCGCTACTACGACGACAAGGCCACGCCACGCCCAGAAAGTCGCCGCGAAGATATCGAAACCGCCAGGAACAGCCGCTCCGCTAACAAGGCTAAGGTCTACCTCGACCTGCGGGCTGGGGCTGAGAGTGGCTGGGACTTTAGTTCACGCTGGTTTGATGATCCGCACGACATTGAGACAATTATGACGACCGATATTGTACCGGTAGATCTGAACTGTTTGTTGTATGAACTCGAGATGACGATCTCCCATTGTTACGGCGTACTGCGTCAGGCGCCGCTCAAGAAACGCTTCATCCGCCTGGCTGAACGCCGCGCCGAGAGTATCCGCCAGCACTGTTGGAATGAAACCGACGGCTTTTTCTATGATTATAATTTCCGCACCGGTCACCAGACGAGTCACGCCACACTGGCTGGCGTCTTCCCGCTCTACAGTGGCATTGCCACCAAAAAACAAGCCAAGCACGTGGCCGAGAAATTAGAACGCGAGTTTTTGCGCGATGGTGGACTGCGGATGACGCTGGTTGACAATGGCCAGCAATGGGACGCGCCAAATGGCTGGGCGCCACTGCAGTGGGTGGCGGTTTGCGGTTTGAAGCGGTATGGGCTGGATGAACTGGCAGAGGAAATTAGAAAGCGCTGGCTGGCTTCGACTGAGCGCGTCTTTGCTGATCAGGGCAAGATGATCGAGAAATATGATGTTGACAGCGAGTCACGCATTGGTGGTGGTGGTGAATATCCGTTGCAAGACGGCTTTGGCTGGACTAACGGCGTGTACGCGGCGCTGTATGATCGGTTTGATGAACGCTGCCCGAGATAATCTAACGTTTCGGCGGACGCGGGATGTCTTCTGGCAAAAATCCTTTTTCATGCTGGAAGCCAGCCTGCCATTTGTAATCTTTGCCGCAGCCTAGATCTTTCATTAGCTTAGTGGCGGCATTGCGAAGGTGCAGCGGTATGGGCGAGTTCGGATAGTTGTGCGCTAGAGCGAAAGCCTCATTCATCAAATCAGTAATTTCGCGCGATTTCTGGCTACGAGCCAGAGCGATGGCACAGTGAAATAGATTATATTTGGCTTCAGGCAAGCCAACGCGCTCGACTGCCTCAAACGTGGCGACCGCCAAGCTCAGCGCGCCGTTACCGGCCAACCCAATGTCTTCTGACGCGAAAATCACCATCCGCCGAGCGATGAATTTCGGGTCTTCACCAGCCTCAATCATCCGCGCCAAATAATACGCCGCAGCCACCGCGTCGCTACCGCGCAGTGACTTGATGAACGCCGAGATAACGTCATAATGCGCATCGCCCTTTTTGTCATAGCCCGGCAAACGCCGCTGAGCCGCCGCCTTGACGATCTCTGGTGTAACCTTCTCACCAAAACTCAGCGCCAACTCCAAATTACCCAGCGCCACCCGCGCATCGCCGTCCGCCAATTCCGCCAAATAGTCTAGAGCCTTGGGTGACACCCGCTTGGTTTGTTTCAAAGCTTTCAGCGCCCGCTTCAGCACCAGTACAATTTCATCTTTGGTCAGTTGCTGGAGCACCAGCACTCGCGTCCGGCTGAGCAGCGGCGTGATCACCTCAAAGCTCGGATTCTCGGTGGTCGCCCCAATCAAGGTAATCAGCCCGCTCTCGACATGCGGCAAAAAGGCGTCCTGCTGCGCCTTGTTGAAGCGATGGATTTCATCGACAAACAAAATTGTCCTCAGTCCCAAATTCCAGTTCTGCCGAGCGTGTTCAATTA harbors:
- the treF gene encoding alpha,alpha-trehalase TreF, producing the protein MLPKKTTTIIKRTLARTAQRITPIDRKDPDEKLGQLFHEVQSHRVFADGKTFVDLVPRKRATRILQEYRLARRDPNFRLDEFVKLHFYEFESPVKKVSFVQADSARQHVTNLWPLLIRRAHKSKGSLIALPHDYVVPGGRFAEQFYWDTYFIMLGLAVDGKWKLIDGMMKNYVYMIQRFDFIPTANRTYFLSRSQPPFFAAMVKLLASKPGRRAPSLTYLEYFPSLLAEYKFWMKGQRKLSSIDFMATNRVVAMPDGQVLNRYYDDKATPRPESRREDIETARNSRSANKAKVYLDLRAGAESGWDFSSRWFDDPHDIETIMTTDIVPVDLNCLLYELEMTISHCYGVLRQAPLKKRFIRLAERRAESIRQHCWNETDGFFYDYNFRTGHQTSHATLAGVFPLYSGIATKKQAKHVAEKLEREFLRDGGLRMTLVDNGQQWDAPNGWAPLQWVAVCGLKRYGLDELAEEIRKRWLASTERVFADQGKMIEKYDVDSESRIGGGGEYPLQDGFGWTNGVYAALYDRFDERCPR
- a CDS encoding AAA family ATPase encodes the protein MDARQPLAEQMRPQTLDEVIGQSHLLGEGELLRQIVRRAEPVSLILWGPPGTGKTTLARIIAREVNAEFVELSAVTSGKKDVERVIEHARQNWNLGLRTILFVDEIHRFNKAQQDAFLPHVESGLITLIGATTENPSFEVITPLLSRTRVLVLQQLTKDEIVLVLKRALKALKQTKRVSPKALDYLAELADGDARVALGNLELALSFGEKVTPEIVKAAAQRRLPGYDKKGDAHYDVISAFIKSLRGSDAVAAAYYLARMIEAGEDPKFIARRMVIFASEDIGLAGNGALSLAVATFEAVERVGLPEAKYNLFHCAIALARSQKSREITDLMNEAFALAHNYPNSPIPLHLRNAATKLMKDLGCGKDYKWQAGFQHEKGFLPEDIPRPPKR